A genomic window from Aurantimicrobium photophilum includes:
- a CDS encoding MarR family winged helix-turn-helix transcriptional regulator — translation MTASKRTVKAITVASGSSVPHIGKQEIITEPLSQLIDSDAFTPRLLALLSNALVWRESMLMRQEFNLGTNDWRVISALANTPGSSATDVSEFLAMNKAVVSKAVNTLIDRKLIAVSDGPRGSRHLYLTPEGAQMHDKMMPISLSGEDIILSRLSPREQAQLRKLLTKMMLEIPDLSPTSVVISPLED, via the coding sequence ATGACAGCTTCGAAAAGAACCGTCAAGGCAATTACGGTTGCCTCTGGTTCCAGCGTTCCTCATATCGGCAAGCAAGAAATAATTACTGAGCCGTTGTCTCAGTTGATCGATAGTGACGCGTTCACTCCTCGGCTTCTTGCTCTTCTCTCTAATGCACTGGTGTGGCGAGAATCAATGTTGATGCGCCAAGAGTTCAACCTAGGTACCAATGACTGGCGTGTTATATCTGCATTGGCCAATACGCCTGGCAGTAGTGCAACAGACGTGTCAGAGTTCTTGGCCATGAATAAGGCTGTGGTTTCCAAGGCGGTCAACACCCTTATTGATCGCAAGCTCATTGCCGTCAGTGATGGACCTCGTGGTTCACGACACCTTTATCTCACCCCTGAGGGGGCTCAGATGCATGACAAGATGATGCCCATCTCCCTCTCGGGTGAAGACATTATTTTGAGCAGACTGAGCCCGCGTGAACAGGCACAGCTGCGCAAGCTTTTGACCAAAATGATGTTAGAGATCCCGGATCTCTCACCCACTTCG